In a single window of the Bradyrhizobium erythrophlei genome:
- a CDS encoding amidohydrolase family protein produces MIIDCHAHLVPPSLLDAIRTQASHFPSIRLIEDGGSLGFSFAGGKPTRPVSKPLSDLPARLKWMDEQKIERQVVAGWLDMFAYEVPAEEGASWSRLINTHLAQAAMREPRFVPLATVPLQDGARAAEVLREAHAAGFKGTMIGTQPKGKGGVLDDPSLAPFWEAANELGSVVFIHPVFESGDDRVHDYGMANAVGRVTDTLIAMSRLIYAGHVTRYANAKIVAGIGGAALPYVIGRLRRNYSLDKDKLGDPDAALAAMYYDTIVQDPRALRYLADIVGADRIMMGSDMPFPIGDLAPTKIVAETKFSDAERAAINGGLARRLFGL; encoded by the coding sequence ATGATCATCGACTGCCACGCCCATCTGGTGCCGCCAAGTCTGCTGGACGCAATCCGCACCCAGGCTTCCCACTTTCCCTCGATCCGCCTGATCGAAGACGGCGGAAGCCTTGGCTTCTCCTTTGCCGGAGGTAAACCGACGCGGCCGGTCTCGAAGCCGCTCAGCGACCTGCCCGCGCGCCTGAAATGGATGGACGAGCAGAAGATCGAGCGCCAGGTCGTTGCCGGCTGGCTCGACATGTTTGCCTATGAGGTGCCGGCGGAAGAGGGCGCGAGCTGGTCGCGATTGATCAACACCCACCTGGCGCAGGCCGCGATGCGCGAACCGCGATTCGTGCCGCTGGCCACCGTTCCCCTGCAGGACGGCGCGCGCGCCGCCGAAGTGCTGCGCGAAGCGCACGCCGCCGGTTTCAAGGGCACGATGATCGGAACGCAGCCCAAGGGCAAGGGCGGCGTGCTCGACGATCCCTCGCTGGCCCCGTTCTGGGAAGCCGCCAACGAACTGGGATCGGTGGTTTTCATCCATCCGGTGTTCGAAAGCGGCGACGACCGCGTGCATGATTACGGCATGGCCAATGCGGTCGGGCGCGTCACCGATACGCTGATCGCGATGTCGCGGCTGATCTATGCCGGTCATGTCACCCGCTACGCCAATGCGAAGATCGTCGCCGGCATCGGCGGCGCGGCGCTGCCTTACGTGATCGGCCGCCTGCGCCGGAATTATTCGCTCGACAAGGACAAGCTAGGCGATCCCGACGCGGCGCTTGCCGCGATGTATTACGACACCATCGTCCAGGATCCGCGAGCGCTGCGTTACCTCGCCGACATCGTCGGCGCCGACCGAATCATGATGGGTTCGGACATGCCGTTCCCGATCGGCGATCTTGCGCCGACGAAAATCGTTGCCGAAACCAAATTCTCGGATGCCGAGCGCGCCGCCATCAATGGCGGTCTGGCGCGGCGCCTGTTCGGCTTGTGA
- a CDS encoding ABC transporter ATP-binding protein — protein sequence MRDIVTPVEAAIHLQQVSKEFGKPGSDAAYRAVDGLDLDVRPGQMLALLGKTGCGKSTIFNMIAGLTEPTSGTVRVSGRNPFRDFDSFRGKIAIVFQNDRLLPWRTALQNVELGLEMLDVPAADRRTTAQLWLTKLGLGGHEHDYPHALSGGMRQRVSIARAFATNANILLCDEPFSALDESTAGRLRAEFVRLVKENGKTAVFITHSISEALEIGDRIVVLKRPARIAYDVSFDGETGAEERGLIRSRIGEVLEA from the coding sequence ATGAGGGACATCGTCACGCCGGTTGAGGCTGCCATTCACCTCCAGCAAGTTTCCAAGGAGTTCGGCAAGCCAGGCAGCGACGCGGCATATCGCGCGGTGGACGGGCTCGATCTCGACGTCCGCCCGGGCCAGATGCTGGCGCTGCTCGGCAAGACCGGCTGCGGCAAGTCGACCATCTTCAACATGATCGCAGGACTGACCGAGCCGACCAGCGGCACGGTGCGGGTCAGCGGGCGCAATCCCTTCAGGGATTTCGATTCGTTTCGCGGCAAGATCGCGATCGTGTTCCAGAACGACCGGCTGCTGCCGTGGCGCACGGCGCTGCAAAACGTCGAACTCGGGCTTGAGATGCTCGATGTGCCCGCCGCCGACCGGCGGACAACGGCGCAACTGTGGCTCACCAAACTCGGGCTTGGCGGGCACGAGCACGATTATCCGCATGCGCTGTCCGGCGGCATGCGTCAGCGCGTCTCGATCGCGCGCGCCTTTGCGACCAATGCCAATATCCTGCTGTGCGACGAGCCGTTCTCGGCGCTCGATGAATCCACGGCCGGGCGGCTACGCGCGGAATTCGTCCGGCTGGTCAAGGAAAACGGCAAGACCGCGGTCTTCATCACCCATTCGATCAGCGAGGCGCTGGAGATCGGCGACCGCATCGTGGTGCTGAAGCGTCCCGCCAGGATAGCTTACGATGTCAGCTTCGACGGCGAGACGGGTGCGGAAGAACGCGGGCTCATCCGCAGCCGGATCGGTGAGGTGCTCGAGGCTTGA
- a CDS encoding branched-chain amino acid ABC transporter permease has translation MEAGFLLEQVVNGLVLGGYYLLISLGLSLIFSVGGVVNLAHGAFYALGAYLSLEITRYLGFGPAVVISPIAVAMLGILFERYILRRFYTADPILSLLVTFGLAMVAEQMIRIIWGATPLPASIPPAFRGSVIVGEFLFSRYRVMLLAVVAAVLLGVWLLLHKTSFGRVVRAGIQRPDMVAALGIRLQPYMTAIVMLGVGMAAMGGAFFAPITIVHPAMGSEIITIAFVVVVIGGLGSFWGVVIAALLVGVVRGMTIHFVPAAGEASVYMLMFLVLLVRPRGLLGERIEKFE, from the coding sequence ATGGAGGCCGGGTTCTTGCTGGAACAGGTGGTGAATGGCCTCGTGCTCGGAGGCTATTATTTGCTGATCTCGCTCGGGCTGTCGCTGATCTTCAGCGTCGGCGGCGTGGTCAACCTGGCGCATGGCGCGTTTTACGCGCTAGGCGCCTATCTATCCCTCGAAATCACCAGATATCTCGGCTTCGGCCCCGCCGTCGTGATCTCGCCGATCGCGGTTGCCATGCTGGGCATTCTATTCGAGCGCTACATCCTGCGCCGGTTCTACACCGCCGATCCGATCCTGAGCCTGCTGGTGACCTTCGGGCTTGCCATGGTGGCCGAGCAGATGATCCGCATCATCTGGGGCGCGACCCCGTTGCCGGCTTCGATCCCGCCGGCGTTCCGCGGCTCTGTCATCGTCGGCGAATTCCTGTTTTCGCGCTACCGCGTGATGTTGCTGGCGGTGGTCGCCGCGGTGCTGCTTGGGGTCTGGCTGTTGCTGCACAAGACCTCGTTCGGCAGGGTGGTGCGCGCCGGCATCCAGCGGCCGGACATGGTCGCGGCGCTGGGGATCCGGCTGCAGCCCTACATGACCGCGATCGTCATGCTCGGCGTCGGCATGGCCGCTATGGGCGGCGCCTTCTTTGCTCCGATCACGATTGTACATCCGGCGATGGGGTCCGAGATCATCACCATCGCCTTTGTCGTGGTGGTGATCGGGGGCCTCGGCAGTTTCTGGGGCGTCGTGATCGCGGCACTATTGGTCGGCGTGGTCCGCGGCATGACCATTCATTTTGTCCCCGCCGCAGGCGAAGCATCGGTTTATATGCTGATGTTTCTGGTGTTGCTGGTGCGGCCGCGCGGGCTGCTCGGCGAGCGGATCGAGAAATTCGAATGA
- a CDS encoding xanthine dehydrogenase family protein molybdopterin-binding subunit, producing MTAGPAALRFVSANRRVREDRRFVAGRGQYVADVALEGMLHVAVLSSPHPAARIVSIDASAALAMPGVHYVLTGDELAAATDPLMNGLDTPLVRRHPLAVGQTRYAGEWVAAVVADTRALAEDAVENVDVTYEPLPFVISAEEALRPDSPPVHPAHGSNVLLDRTFVWGEVEKHFAESPRHLSFRVTWGRNSTVPIETFGVAASWDPWRDMLDVWASIQMPKYPDQIARALRIPANNVRVHQDVDVGGSYGVKRGIKQTVLVAHLARRLGRPVRLIEDRLENMGGGDAHGPDRIFDVEVAFNDDGIVKSMKIRALDNAGAYAGRAPFQLGKPIGAIVGPYRIESVQYRAQSVTSNKAVQEAVRGFGQAPTNYAIETAIDKVAAAVGLERIEVRRRNFIRKEQFPYLIPSGSTYDSGDYHTVVDKVFAHIDFAALEKERDRLRASGLLAGIGIAACLEPSGGNSSFEPLLNEKNTTSTWMDSCRINIDGLGFVTVTIHNTSSGQGHETLVATVIGEVLQIEPDLIRVVRPDSLACLPSNSPVGSRMAIMLGGAAFHAAQKLKTKLTRIGAHQFGLGEDKMVYAAGGVTDPSSGRQLGWAEITNIAHRNHHLLPEGMEPGLESTHVMQVPTGGKLPKDGRVQMYPCHSFEFHVVLMAIDPELGKPEIRRYVIGHDCGTVINPHIVKGMTLGGIAHGLGAALLEEFVYNGEGQLITQSFMDYLLPSSHEVPEVEIVHHCTPSPYTVFGQKGSGESGYLGAPAAISAAINDCVAALGISFNKLPIRISAIGDAIAEAQQAKPQKKSKEQAK from the coding sequence ATGACCGCCGGTCCCGCCGCCCTCCGTTTCGTTTCCGCCAACCGCAGGGTTCGTGAGGACCGCCGTTTCGTCGCGGGCAGGGGCCAATACGTGGCCGACGTCGCGCTCGAGGGCATGCTGCATGTGGCGGTGCTGTCGTCGCCGCATCCGGCCGCGCGCATCGTCTCGATCGATGCTTCGGCGGCGCTGGCGATGCCGGGCGTGCATTATGTGCTGACCGGCGATGAACTCGCCGCCGCCACCGATCCCCTCATGAACGGCTTGGACACGCCGCTGGTCCGCCGGCATCCGCTCGCGGTGGGGCAGACGCGCTATGCCGGCGAATGGGTCGCGGCCGTGGTCGCCGATACCCGCGCACTGGCCGAGGACGCCGTCGAAAACGTCGACGTCACCTATGAGCCGTTGCCCTTCGTGATATCAGCGGAAGAAGCCCTGAGGCCTGACAGCCCGCCGGTTCATCCCGCGCACGGCTCCAATGTGCTGCTCGACCGCACCTTCGTCTGGGGCGAGGTCGAGAAGCATTTTGCCGAAAGCCCGCGCCATCTCTCGTTCCGTGTCACCTGGGGGCGCAATTCCACCGTTCCGATCGAGACCTTCGGGGTCGCGGCGTCCTGGGATCCGTGGCGCGACATGCTGGACGTCTGGGCATCGATCCAGATGCCGAAATATCCCGATCAGATCGCGCGCGCGTTGCGGATCCCCGCCAACAATGTGCGGGTGCACCAGGATGTCGACGTCGGCGGCAGCTATGGCGTCAAGCGCGGCATCAAGCAGACCGTGCTGGTCGCGCATCTGGCGCGACGGCTGGGCCGGCCGGTGCGTCTGATCGAGGACCGGCTGGAAAATATGGGCGGCGGCGATGCCCACGGCCCCGATCGCATTTTCGATGTCGAGGTCGCCTTCAACGACGACGGTATCGTCAAGTCGATGAAGATACGCGCGCTGGACAATGCCGGCGCCTATGCCGGCCGTGCGCCGTTTCAGCTGGGCAAGCCGATCGGCGCCATCGTCGGCCCGTACCGGATTGAAAGCGTGCAGTACCGCGCGCAGTCGGTCACATCCAACAAGGCGGTGCAGGAGGCGGTGCGCGGCTTCGGCCAGGCGCCGACCAACTATGCGATTGAGACCGCGATCGACAAGGTCGCCGCCGCGGTAGGTCTGGAGCGCATCGAGGTGCGCCGCCGCAACTTTATCCGCAAGGAACAGTTCCCTTACCTGATCCCGAGCGGCAGCACCTATGACAGCGGCGACTATCACACCGTCGTCGACAAGGTGTTCGCGCATATCGATTTTGCGGCCTTGGAAAAAGAGCGCGACCGGCTGCGCGCTTCCGGGCTGCTGGCCGGCATCGGCATCGCGGCCTGCCTGGAGCCGAGCGGCGGCAACTCGTCGTTCGAACCGCTGCTGAATGAGAAGAACACCACCAGCACCTGGATGGATTCCTGCCGCATCAATATCGACGGACTCGGCTTCGTCACCGTGACCATCCACAATACGTCGTCGGGACAGGGCCATGAAACGCTCGTCGCAACCGTGATCGGCGAAGTGCTGCAGATCGAGCCCGATCTGATCCGGGTGGTCAGGCCGGATTCGCTGGCATGTCTGCCTTCGAACTCGCCGGTCGGCAGCCGGATGGCGATCATGCTCGGCGGCGCGGCGTTTCATGCCGCGCAAAAGCTGAAGACAAAACTGACGCGTATCGGGGCGCATCAATTCGGCCTCGGCGAAGACAAGATGGTCTACGCCGCCGGCGGCGTCACCGATCCCAGCAGCGGCAGGCAGCTCGGCTGGGCCGAAATTACCAACATCGCCCATCGCAATCATCATCTGTTGCCCGAGGGCATGGAGCCGGGGCTGGAGAGCACGCATGTGATGCAGGTGCCGACCGGCGGCAAACTGCCGAAAGACGGCCGCGTGCAGATGTATCCGTGCCACTCCTTCGAGTTTCACGTGGTGCTGATGGCGATCGATCCTGAGCTCGGCAAGCCGGAAATCAGGCGCTATGTGATTGGCCACGATTGCGGCACGGTCATCAACCCGCACATCGTCAAGGGCATGACGCTGGGCGGCATCGCGCACGGCCTCGGCGCCGCGCTGCTCGAGGAATTCGTCTACAATGGCGAGGGCCAGCTGATCACCCAGAGTTTCATGGATTACCTGCTGCCGTCATCCCACGAGGTGCCGGAAGTCGAGATCGTCCATCACTGCACGCCGTCGCCCTACACGGTGTTCGGCCAGAAGGGCTCCGGCGAAAGCGGTTATCTCGGCGCGCCCGCCGCGATATCGGCAGCGATCAACGACTGTGTCGCGGCGCTCGGCATATCCTTCAACAAGCTTCCGATCCGCATTTCCGCCATCGGCGATGCCATCGCGGAGGCGCAACAAGCCAAACCCCAAAAGAAATCCAAAGAGCAAGCCAAATGA
- a CDS encoding branched-chain amino acid ABC transporter ATP-binding protein/permease — protein sequence MKSASPIRKYRPLLLASLALVALPFALRLLGLSLNTGTVVVTLAIATMGLNLCVGTTGLVSFGHGAWFGIGAYAAGLIQLHWFGGEIWLPLLLSMVLVAVLSAAAGVVILRRRGVYFSLLTLALAALTYTIAFRWSEVTGGEDGLGGLKRGSIGSFSLDDALTYYIVVALIGLCVLYALLRLVRSPFGHVLVAIRENQLRATFQGYPVERYKLGVFVISAVVTGLAGALLAFQTYLVSAEAVSVPFSGEMLAMVVIGGMRNILGPALGALFFILFRELFSIWTPNWLLWFGLIFVAFVMYSPNGLVGIWATLARRWRPAPEEAAAMSKRRIYQGLPLPAFLLPESLKGTVLEVKGVSKNFGGIRAVSNASLQIGAGEIHALIGPNGAGKTTLFNLVSGLFAPDGGTIRLNGREIQGVPSHLICHHGVARSFQITNLFRGLTIYENLRLSLQAQSPARFNIWRDIDSCADIHAETAELIKFLGLEGIEEIEGGELSYGGQRLVDLGIALGSKPQVLLLDEPLAGLAAAERERVSSLIKNVAVNIPVLIVEHDIDRVLGFSQAVTVMNQGEVLMTGAPDMVRADRRVQEIYTGTGIPEVVHSRSDAAAQDAAQVLRFERVNTFYGKSHILNDATLDVREGEIVALLGRNGAGKSTLLKTLAGLIPLASGTIEYEGRNIAAMPAPDIARMGIGYVPQGRGLFAGMTVRENLALGRLARKTDGSNGVVWSEAQILEYFPRLKERMDVAADYLSGGEQQMVAVARAMSGNVKLLLLDEPFEGLAPTVILELFGVFDLLRRHTSIVIVEHNLDLVLALADRVFALERGAVFHQGPAAPLLTDLEYRKKILWL from the coding sequence ATGAAGTCCGCCTCGCCCATCCGGAAATACCGGCCGTTGCTGCTCGCGAGCCTCGCGCTGGTCGCGCTGCCTTTCGCCTTGCGGCTGCTCGGCCTCTCCCTGAACACCGGAACCGTGGTGGTGACGCTGGCGATCGCAACCATGGGACTCAATCTTTGCGTCGGCACTACCGGATTGGTGTCGTTCGGCCACGGCGCCTGGTTCGGCATCGGCGCCTATGCCGCGGGGTTGATCCAGCTGCACTGGTTCGGCGGTGAAATCTGGTTGCCGCTGCTGTTGTCGATGGTGCTGGTCGCCGTGCTGTCCGCGGCCGCCGGCGTCGTCATCCTGCGCCGCCGCGGCGTCTACTTCTCGCTGCTGACGCTGGCGCTGGCCGCGCTTACCTACACCATCGCGTTCCGCTGGAGCGAAGTGACTGGCGGCGAAGATGGCCTGGGTGGCCTGAAGCGCGGCAGCATCGGATCCTTCAGCCTGGACGATGCGCTGACCTATTACATCGTCGTCGCGCTGATCGGGCTCTGCGTGCTCTATGCGTTGCTTCGGCTGGTGCGCTCCCCGTTCGGCCACGTGCTCGTGGCGATCCGCGAGAACCAGCTGCGCGCCACGTTCCAGGGCTATCCGGTCGAGCGCTACAAGCTCGGGGTTTTCGTCATCTCGGCCGTGGTGACGGGGCTCGCCGGCGCGCTGCTCGCGTTCCAGACCTATCTGGTTTCGGCGGAAGCGGTTTCGGTGCCTTTTTCCGGCGAGATGCTGGCGATGGTCGTGATCGGCGGCATGCGTAATATCCTGGGACCCGCACTGGGCGCGCTGTTCTTCATCCTGTTTCGCGAATTGTTTTCGATCTGGACGCCGAACTGGCTGCTCTGGTTCGGGCTGATCTTCGTCGCCTTCGTGATGTACTCGCCGAACGGTCTGGTCGGCATCTGGGCAACGCTCGCCCGGCGCTGGCGGCCCGCCCCGGAAGAAGCCGCCGCGATGAGCAAGCGCCGGATCTACCAAGGCCTGCCGCTGCCGGCGTTCCTGCTGCCCGAGAGCCTCAAGGGGACAGTGCTGGAGGTGAAGGGCGTCTCCAAGAATTTCGGCGGCATCCGTGCGGTGTCCAACGCCAGTCTCCAGATCGGCGCCGGCGAGATCCACGCCCTGATCGGTCCCAACGGTGCCGGCAAGACCACATTGTTCAACCTGGTTTCAGGGCTGTTCGCACCCGATGGCGGAACCATCCGCCTCAACGGCCGCGAAATTCAAGGCGTGCCCTCGCATCTCATCTGCCACCACGGCGTCGCGCGTTCCTTTCAGATCACCAACCTGTTCCGCGGCCTCACGATCTACGAAAATTTGCGGCTGTCGCTGCAGGCGCAGAGCCCCGCGCGTTTCAACATCTGGCGCGACATCGATAGCTGCGCCGATATCCACGCTGAAACCGCGGAGCTGATAAAATTCCTCGGCCTCGAAGGCATTGAGGAGATCGAAGGCGGCGAACTGTCCTATGGCGGGCAACGGCTGGTGGATCTGGGCATTGCGCTCGGCTCCAAGCCGCAGGTGCTGCTGCTCGATGAGCCCCTGGCTGGCCTTGCCGCCGCCGAACGCGAACGGGTGTCGAGCCTGATCAAGAATGTCGCGGTCAACATTCCGGTCCTGATCGTCGAGCACGACATCGATCGCGTGCTCGGTTTTTCGCAAGCCGTCACCGTGATGAACCAGGGCGAAGTGCTGATGACGGGTGCGCCCGACATGGTGCGTGCCGACCGCCGCGTGCAGGAAATCTACACCGGCACCGGCATCCCCGAAGTCGTGCACAGCCGCAGCGATGCGGCCGCCCAGGATGCGGCGCAAGTTCTGCGTTTCGAACGTGTCAATACCTTCTACGGCAAGAGCCATATTCTCAATGACGCGACGCTGGACGTGCGCGAGGGCGAGATCGTCGCCCTGCTCGGCCGCAACGGCGCCGGCAAGTCTACGTTGTTGAAAACACTGGCCGGACTGATTCCGCTGGCATCCGGCACGATCGAGTATGAGGGCCGCAATATCGCGGCAATGCCGGCGCCGGATATCGCGCGCATGGGCATTGGTTACGTGCCGCAAGGACGCGGCCTGTTCGCGGGCATGACGGTGCGGGAGAATCTTGCGCTGGGACGTCTGGCCCGCAAGACCGATGGCAGCAACGGCGTGGTGTGGAGCGAGGCGCAAATCCTCGAATACTTTCCGCGCCTGAAAGAGCGGATGGATGTAGCGGCGGACTATCTGTCCGGCGGCGAGCAGCAGATGGTGGCGGTGGCGCGCGCGATGTCGGGCAACGTCAAACTGCTGCTGCTCGATGAGCCGTTCGAGGGCCTGGCGCCGACCGTGATCCTCGAACTGTTCGGGGTGTTCGACCTGCTGCGCCGGCACACCTCCATCGTGATCGTCGAGCACAATCTCGACCTGGTGCTGGCACTGGCCGACCGCGTTTTCGCGCTGGAGCGCGGCGCGGTGTTTCACCAGGGGCCGGCGGCGCCGCTGTTGACCGATCTGGAATACCGCAAGAAGATTCTGTGGCTGTGA
- a CDS encoding DUF3830 family protein, whose translation MAKIKFSFARGGHFTAKVMLDKAPKTWEAIRKQLPLTIKAYNARWTGRETHTKLDLPNKPPRENQILNAGLGDVIYACEWSDRDVTGFEAIGWFYGTETVRDWRGESRVNLFARVDQSEWPFLEEVGLRTWREGGEDCTITVVED comes from the coding sequence ATGGCCAAGATCAAATTCAGCTTTGCACGCGGCGGTCACTTCACGGCCAAGGTGATGCTGGACAAGGCCCCCAAGACCTGGGAGGCGATCCGAAAACAGCTGCCGCTCACCATCAAGGCCTATAACGCGCGGTGGACCGGCCGCGAAACCCATACCAAGCTCGATTTGCCGAACAAGCCGCCGCGCGAGAACCAGATTCTTAACGCCGGGCTTGGCGACGTGATCTACGCCTGCGAATGGTCGGACCGCGACGTCACCGGCTTCGAGGCCATCGGGTGGTTTTACGGCACCGAGACGGTGCGTGACTGGCGCGGCGAATCCCGCGTCAACCTGTTCGCGCGCGTCGACCAGAGCGAGTGGCCGTTTCTCGAGGAAGTCGGCTTGCGAACCTGGCGCGAGGGTGGCGAGGACTGCACCATTACGGTGGTGGAGGATTGA
- a CDS encoding ABC transporter substrate-binding protein encodes MKKVLASLACVGALLAAGASRAQAPAPLSIVVFGPPSLGAFLPPVIKAQKLDEKNGLAIKFEERTPDAYTAQFNSGEFQLGGSASLLTVGLADTRGVKVTYLFNLFDFWGAVVTTRPDVKTLKDLEGKDLAAAKGTTNYVMFDWFARQLGADTAKFSVINTATPGLIGYAMADRAAAVQLWEPAYTTLLSKKPDMRTIDIGIADSWKKFTGSRNIPYLGVAAHIDWVEKNQKLIPKLYATYKEAAEWVAAHPDEASKLIAAKGTSDDQKAIAELVRANDRLRMNLQWASDVRKEINSVYAAGKSIAFLPSEPSAATIYQAPGQ; translated from the coding sequence ATGAAGAAAGTGTTGGCAAGTCTTGCATGCGTTGGGGCACTCCTCGCGGCCGGGGCATCCCGGGCGCAAGCCCCGGCGCCGCTTTCCATTGTCGTGTTCGGACCGCCGTCGCTCGGCGCCTTTTTGCCACCGGTGATCAAGGCGCAGAAATTGGACGAGAAGAACGGCCTCGCGATCAAGTTCGAGGAGCGCACGCCCGACGCCTATACCGCGCAATTCAACTCCGGTGAATTCCAGTTGGGCGGCAGCGCGTCGCTGCTGACGGTCGGCCTCGCCGACACGCGCGGCGTCAAGGTGACTTACCTGTTCAACCTGTTCGATTTCTGGGGCGCGGTGGTCACCACGCGGCCGGACGTCAAGACGTTGAAGGATCTCGAAGGCAAGGACCTCGCCGCGGCCAAGGGCACCACCAATTATGTGATGTTCGACTGGTTCGCGCGGCAGCTCGGCGCCGACACCGCGAAATTCTCGGTAATCAACACCGCGACCCCCGGCCTGATCGGCTACGCGATGGCCGATCGCGCCGCGGCCGTGCAACTCTGGGAGCCGGCCTATACGACCTTGTTGTCGAAAAAGCCCGACATGCGGACGATCGACATCGGCATTGCCGACAGCTGGAAGAAATTCACCGGCAGCCGCAACATTCCCTATCTCGGGGTCGCCGCCCACATCGATTGGGTCGAAAAGAACCAGAAGCTGATCCCGAAGCTATACGCGACCTACAAGGAAGCCGCCGAATGGGTCGCGGCCCATCCTGACGAGGCGTCGAAATTGATCGCGGCCAAGGGAACGTCCGACGACCAGAAGGCGATCGCGGAATTGGTTCGCGCCAATGACCGGCTTCGCATGAACCTGCAGTGGGCGTCCGACGTGCGCAAGGAGATCAACTCGGTCTACGCGGCGGGCAAATCCATCGCGTTCCTCCCGTCCGAGCCGTCGGCCGCGACGATCTATCAGGCGCCGGGCCAATGA
- a CDS encoding FAD binding domain-containing protein has protein sequence MKPAPFEYVRPTSLAEACALLAGDEEARVIAGGQTLVPMLAMRLARPAKLIDILRLPELAGIREESGAVIVGATTRQAQAERDPVIRASVPMLAKVLPWVGHPPTRNRGTIGGSIANADPSAEIPLVAVTLGAEIMIATTNGPKSMPSDDFFIEPMVTALGQGECVSAIRFPVWPHRRIGVGFLEVSARRSDFAFVAAAAQVALDGEGRCIDAALGLGGVGDRPLRLDMSSLVGTELDAASVSDAINAALADIEAASDLHASAAYRRRVAVTLCKRAVEQARVNASAKSAGAAR, from the coding sequence ATGAAACCCGCGCCCTTTGAATATGTCCGGCCGACTTCGCTCGCGGAGGCCTGCGCGCTTCTTGCGGGCGACGAGGAGGCGCGGGTGATTGCGGGCGGACAAACCCTGGTGCCGATGCTGGCGATGCGGCTGGCGCGCCCGGCGAAGCTGATCGACATCTTGCGACTGCCGGAGCTTGCCGGGATTCGCGAGGAAAGCGGCGCCGTGATCGTTGGCGCGACGACGCGGCAGGCGCAGGCTGAACGCGATCCCGTGATCCGCGCCTCGGTACCGATGCTGGCAAAGGTGCTGCCGTGGGTCGGGCATCCGCCGACCCGCAACCGCGGCACCATCGGCGGCTCGATCGCCAATGCCGATCCGTCGGCCGAAATTCCGCTGGTCGCGGTGACGCTCGGCGCCGAAATCATGATCGCGACCACGAACGGCCCGAAATCGATGCCGTCAGATGATTTCTTCATCGAGCCCATGGTGACCGCGCTCGGCCAGGGCGAATGCGTCAGCGCGATCCGGTTTCCGGTCTGGCCGCACCGGCGCATCGGCGTGGGCTTCCTTGAAGTCAGCGCGCGGCGCTCGGATTTTGCCTTTGTCGCCGCCGCGGCGCAGGTCGCGCTCGACGGGGAGGGACGTTGCATCGACGCGGCGCTCGGCCTTGGCGGTGTCGGCGATCGGCCGCTGCGGCTCGACATGTCCTCTCTCGTTGGTACTGAACTCGACGCGGCCTCGGTGTCCGACGCAATCAATGCCGCGCTGGCCGATATCGAAGCGGCAAGCGACCTGCACGCCAGCGCCGCCTATCGCCGCCGCGTCGCCGTCACGCTTTGCAAGCGCGCGGTCGAACAGGCCCGCGTCAATGCCTCGGCCAAATCCGCAGGAGCTGCGCGATGA
- a CDS encoding ABC transporter permease — protein sequence MSDTAPRAGSASLAAMLLAAMKRLGMSALPFVVVILLWQFASLFFPRFLFPSLIDVFWRCLQIFSDGAMFSDVLATVLRILAGLAGAFIVGGLLALVMVRSRVVDDFLSPILTLFQGIPALSWVVFAIIWFHGVEFRIFFIMVMTTLPAFTFQVLGALRAMSRDLMEMVFSFRPTRLKLFRVMIAPAILPDILTAWKVNLGNASRVVVVAELVGATGGVGYQLLQQQQLFDMAGALAWTLQLVFFVLIVQGALTLIEKSAFRYRAVSERAI from the coding sequence ATGAGCGATACCGCGCCCCGGGCCGGATCGGCGTCGCTCGCAGCCATGTTGCTCGCGGCGATGAAACGGCTGGGGATGTCGGCGCTGCCCTTCGTCGTCGTCATACTGCTCTGGCAATTCGCCTCGCTGTTTTTCCCGCGCTTTCTGTTTCCGTCGCTGATCGACGTGTTCTGGCGCTGCCTCCAGATATTCTCCGATGGCGCGATGTTCTCAGATGTGCTGGCGACCGTCCTTCGCATTCTGGCCGGGCTCGCCGGGGCCTTCATTGTCGGCGGCCTGCTGGCGCTGGTGATGGTGCGCTCGCGCGTCGTCGATGATTTTCTGTCGCCGATTCTGACCCTGTTCCAGGGGATTCCCGCGCTGTCCTGGGTGGTATTCGCGATCATCTGGTTTCATGGCGTCGAGTTTCGGATTTTCTTCATCATGGTGATGACGACGCTGCCGGCGTTTACCTTTCAGGTGCTGGGCGCCTTGCGCGCGATGTCGCGGGATCTGATGGAGATGGTGTTCAGCTTCCGTCCCACCCGCTTGAAACTGTTCCGGGTGATGATCGCGCCGGCGATCCTGCCGGACATCCTCACCGCCTGGAAGGTCAATCTCGGCAACGCCTCGCGCGTGGTCGTGGTCGCTGAACTCGTCGGCGCCACCGGCGGTGTTGGCTATCAACTGCTGCAGCAACAGCAATTGTTCGACATGGCCGGTGCGTTGGCCTGGACGCTGCAGCTGGTTTTCTTCGTGCTGATCGTGCAGGGCGCCTTGACGCTGATCGAGAAGTCGGCGTTTCGCTATCGCGCGGTGTCGGAGCGCGCGATATGA